One Bacillota bacterium genomic window, TGCCAGATCGACCTGCTGTTCGCCGGCGACCTCTTGAACCAGATCATCTCGGCCGACTTCTGCCTCCGCGAGTTCAGCACTCCTTTCATCGGCCTCTACGGGGCCTGCTCGACGATGGCGGAAAGCCTGATCATGGCGGCCATGGCCGTCGATGGCGGTTACGCCGACCGGGCCGTCGCCGCGACGTCCAGCCACTTCGACACGGCCGAGCGGCAGTTCCGCTACCCCATCGAGCACGGCAGTCAGCGGCATCCGACGACCCAGTGGACGGCCACCGGGGCCGGGGCGGTGGTGGTCGCCGCCTCCGGCCGGGGACCGGTGGTCGCCGCGGCGACGGTCGGCGTGGTCATCGACTACAAGCAGAAGAACATCAACGACATGGGCGGGGCGATGGCTCCCGCCGCCGCCGACACCATCATCAGGCACCTCCGGGCCACCGGGCGGCGGCCCGAGGATTACGACCTCATCGCCACCGGGGACCTGGCCGCCGTGGGCCATCCCGTGGCGGCGGAGCTGATCGAGCAGGCCGGCTTCCGCCTGGGCGACCGATTCAAGGACTGCGGCCTGATGCTCTATGACCGCAAGAAGCAGGACGTCCACGCCGGCGGCAGCGGGTGCGCCTGTTCGGCCCTGGTCTATTGCGGGCACATCCATAAGCGTCTCGAGCGAGGGGAAGCCAAGCGAGTCCTGCTGGTCGGGACGGGGGCGCTCTTCAGCCCGACTTCCACCCAGCAGGGAGAGTCCATCCCGAGCATCGCCCATGCGGTGGAGATCGAGGCGGGAGGCGAGGGAGGATGATGAAGGTAGTGATGGCCTTCGTCATCGGTGGCGGTCTCTGCGTCCTCGCTCAATTGGTCCTCGACCTCGGGCGGGTCACGCCCGCCCACGTCCTGGTCGGAGCGGTGGTCATCGGGGCCATTCTGAGCGGGTTCGGGCTCTACAGCCCGCTGGTCCACCTGGGCGGGGCCGGCGCCACCGTACCCCTCCTCGGTTTCGGGCATTCTCTGGTTCAGGGGGTCCTCCGGGATTTCACCCTCCGCGGCTGGCCGGGCCTCCTGACCGGCGGCTTTTCCGCCGCCGCGGTAGGTCTGTCGACGGTAATCATCCTGGCCACCCTGGCCGCCCTGGTGACCCGGCCGAAGCGGAAGTACTAGAGCACTGGCCCCGGCGAGGGTGGAGCCGGGGCGAAGGCGCTGTGGCACATGATTGAACTCGACCTATTCGGATTGCTCCTCACCGCGGTCGTCGTCGGCCCACGCCAGGCGCACCTGGTCGTCCTGGCGTCCTTGCTTCAGGAGGCCCTCCGCGTCCTGGCCGCCGTGGCTTTGCGCCACGACCTCCTGGCGGTGATGGCCGGCGGGGCCTTCGGGGCGACGGCGGCCGAAGGTCTCCCGCCCCTCGTCCTCGGGCTGGCCGGGCCGGCCCTGCTGGCCCTGGTGGCCCTGAACCTGGTCCACGGGCGGGAACGGCTGGCCGAGATCATCACCCCCTGGCGCGAGAGTGGTTATCCCTTCGCCGCGGTGGCCCTCCGACTGGCCGTCCTGACGGCGGCCATCGTCGTCTCCATCAGCCTCGGGGGTGGCGGACCCTGAACAAACACAATGAACCTTGGAGTGACATCATGGAACGGACGGACAAGCAGAAAGCGGGCAAGAAACGGGTCATCCTTGTCACCGACGGCGACCGGGTGGCCGAGAGGGTCATCGAGATGGCCGCCAAGAAGCTCGGGCTACGGACCATCTCGCGGTCCGGGGGCAACCCGACCCCGATCTCCGGCAAGGAGATCGTCGACCTGATCATGGAGGCGCCCAAGGACCCGGTCCTGGTGATGGTGGACGATCGTGGGAAGTCGGAGAAGTGGAAGGGCGAGCGCGCCCTGGAGCGCATCGCCAAGGACCCCAAGATCGAAGTCCTCGGAGTGGTCGCCATCGCCTCCCACACCCATGACGCCAACGGGAGCCACGTGGATGTGTCGGTGACCGCCAAAGGGGAATTGGTCGACGGGCCGGTCAATAAGGAGGGCGTGCCCGATGAGAAGCATGGGCGACTCAAAGGCGACACCGTCGACGTCCTCGAGGACCTGACCATCCCGGTCATCGTCGGCGAGGGCGACCCGGGGAAGCAGGACGGCGCCGACTGGC contains:
- the spoVAD gene encoding stage V sporulation protein AD produces the protein MGQGTLRFRRRPVIVATAAIAGPDEGKGPLGPEFDEIKKDRLLGLGSWEKAESQMLREAIIMAMSRGSSDECQIDLLFAGDLLNQIISADFCLREFSTPFIGLYGACSTMAESLIMAAMAVDGGYADRAVAATSSHFDTAERQFRYPIEHGSQRHPTTQWTATGAGAVVVAASGRGPVVAAATVGVVIDYKQKNINDMGGAMAPAAADTIIRHLRATGRRPEDYDLIATGDLAAVGHPVAAELIEQAGFRLGDRFKDCGLMLYDRKKQDVHAGGSGCACSALVYCGHIHKRLERGEAKRVLLVGTGALFSPTSTQQGESIPSIAHAVEIEAGGEGG
- a CDS encoding stage V sporulation protein AE; this translates as MERTDKQKAGKKRVILVTDGDRVAERVIEMAAKKLGLRTISRSGGNPTPISGKEIVDLIMEAPKDPVLVMVDDRGKSEKWKGERALERIAKDPKIEVLGVVAIASHTHDANGSHVDVSVTAKGELVDGPVNKEGVPDEKHGRLKGDTVDVLEDLTIPVIVGEGDPGKQDGADWLSKGAPLTMKAIEEILRRNDIEAEGLSGRVDPGEH
- a CDS encoding SpoVA/SpoVAEb family sporulation membrane protein; the protein is MMKVVMAFVIGGGLCVLAQLVLDLGRVTPAHVLVGAVVIGAILSGFGLYSPLVHLGGAGATVPLLGFGHSLVQGVLRDFTLRGWPGLLTGGFSAAAVGLSTVIILATLAALVTRPKRKY